In Triticum aestivum cultivar Chinese Spring chromosome 5B, IWGSC CS RefSeq v2.1, whole genome shotgun sequence, the following proteins share a genomic window:
- the LOC123112914 gene encoding cell surface glycoprotein 1, whose amino-acid sequence MPPSEKIQESSPDAYLSKSEKPILPLTGTDTVQPPDEGSFDLSSDGKPTMIKGDQVNTKSNVSLSPSQADGQSENSAVKGPPSDDSVSPFLQKNLERTSPEEKPKQQRQSSSRSSKDDSIEASETASPNILTTSGDIQPSPLNQPSPMKENIQAAEGFRNQQQADQDVFQPRQDSRKQIEETEAQDTSTNYPEDTNRASQRAALEQQQGENVRRAQRQSNDTNNSYEPTKDAPSIIQADNKPESSSRTPEEPRQQAQPEGKTRGGEIMSPASETGQPEESDLPPSKKGITSHLSQRPPPNWKTKPPLLPGTEAQTPANRMGQPVARSPPARTIMIHCHESQRHGSSTNT is encoded by the exons ATGCCTCCTTCAGAGAAAATACAAGAATCTAGCCCTGATGCTTATCTCTCTAAGTCAGAGAAACCAATTCTTCCTTTGACAG GTACAGATACAGTTCAGCCTCCAGATGAAGGTTCTTTTGATTTGTCAAGCGATGGGAAGCCCACTATGATCAAAGGTGACCAGGTCAACACAAAATCAAATGTTAGTCTGTCACCCAGCCAAGCAGATGGTCAATCTGAAAATAGTGCAGTTAAAGGACCACCCTCCGATGATTCGGTATCACCATTCCTTCAAAAGAACCTCGAAAGGACATCACCTGAAGAAAAACCGAAGCAGCAGCGCCAATCCAGTAGTAGATCATCTAAAGATGACAGCATAGAAGCCAGTGAAACCGCAAGCCCGAACATCTTAACAACATCTGGAGATATACAACCATCACCTCTCAACCAACCGTCACCTATGAAGGAAAACATTCAGGCAGCTGAGGGATTCAGAAACCAACAACAGGCTGACCAAGATGTTTTTCAACCAAGACAGGACAGCAGAAAGCAAATTGAAGAAACTGAGGCACAAGACACTTCAACTAACTATCCTGAAGACACGAATAGAGCATCTCAAAGGGCTGCTTTGGAACAACAACAGGGAGAAAATGTCCGGAGGGCTCAGCGGCAGAGCAATGACACAAACAATAGCTATGAACCAACTAAAGATGCTCCAAGTATCATCCAGGCAGACAATAAACCTGAGAGCAGCTCGAGAACTCCTGAAGAACCCAGGCAACAAGCACAGCCGGAAGGCAAAACTCGAGGTGGCGAAATCATGTCGCCAGCCTCTGAAACCGGGCAGCCTGAAGAAAGCGATCTCCCACCAAGCAAGAAGGGTATCACTAGTCATCTCAGTCAGAGACCTCCGCCAAACTGGAAGACCAAACCTCCTCTGCTACCCGGAACAGAGGCGCAAACTCCAGCAAATCGGATGGGTCAACCGGTGGCACGAAGTCCGCCGGCACGGACGATAATGATCCATTGTCATGAATCACAGCGGCATGGCTCCTCAACCAACACATGA